A segment of the Corynebacterium resistens DSM 45100 genome:
ACACTTGACCCTTGGGGCGGGTGCCACCTTCTGAGCCACCGGAACTGTCGGAGCCATTGTGCTCTTGAGACGCCCCACGGCCTTGAGCAACCTCGTTGGACCTCGATTCAAGCCCCTGCTCGAAAGGGTTTGGAAGGTCATTGCCACCGTAGTTGGTATTGGCATCGTGATGTTTGGGATCAAACGGGTTCATTAGAGGGCACTTCCGGTCAATAGGTGAATAGGGTGGCGGTTGGAATGGTGGCGGGGGCAACTGCTACTTCAGCTCGGTGGGGATGACTACTTCAGCTCGTTACCCATGATGGTGACCATGCAGGAGCCATATTTGGTGTTTGATTCATCCTTCTTCACGGTTTTGCCTTTGAAGCGGATTTCACATTTCGTCTTGGCATTGCTGTTACCCACGCTGGGTGAAACACTGATTGAGTACGCTCCAGTGCTGCTAGCCTCGTATTTCTTTTTGAAAGAGCCGCTTGTCAATTTTTCAGATTTGACCTCGTAGCCCTCGTTGTAGAAAACGGTTGCTTCGCCACCAGACCAGCTGCCTTCGATCTCAACTTCGCCATCCGAGCTGGAGGAACCCGAAGCGACGCTATCCTCCGAATCATCGTCAGCAAGTAGTTTGTAGCCTCCGAATGCTAGAGCGATGACGGCAATGACTGCAATGGGGATCATGATGATCGCGGCAGAGGAGTTGGAGGATTTCGGTGGCTGCTGTGGGTACGCAAAGCCATGAGGCTGCCGTCCCTGTGGTCCCTGTGGGCCGTTAAATCCAGCGCCATTAAACCCAGGATGACCGGGGCCAAACTGGCCTGGGTTAGGTCCAAATTGCCCCGGTTGGCCGTTGGGATTGTGTTGCGAGAACTGCGGATTACCCTGGGGGTAAGGCTGATTGGGGTGCGGGTATTGCTGATTGCCATAAGGCGACTGGTTTGGGCCCTGACCTTGGTGATTAGCGCCATTGTGTGGGGAATTGTGCCCCCCATTGGAATAGGGATTAGGCGGGTTCAAGGGGCTGATCCTTTCAATCGTGTGGAGTGACTCGATTTATATTCGCATGGCTGCGAGCATTTTTCTGGGCAAACAGAATCAATGCCCAATAACGTGTGGATGTGGGGCGGAGGCGCCTAGGGAAACCAGTGCCAACCTAAGTTTTCGAACATCGCAATGCAGTGTCGCAGTCTCGGTCTATGTTCTATTTATGGGCAGGCTGAGACCTGTACCTGGGTTCGGCGAAGGGCGTCGAACAACGAACATGAGAAAAGAGTAGAGAAATGGAAGCTGCGCAGATAGCGGAATGGACGTTCATTGAAGAGGTTCCGATTCCTCAGGACGTCATGGAACTAATGGTGCCGGGCGAGCAACCGGTAGTTGCCTTCAAGACCTTTCGTGACAGCGCGATTTTCACCAGCAAGCGTTTAATTATGCGGGATGCGCAAGGTCTGAGAGGGAAGAAAGTGGAGGTGTATTCGCTGCCGTACTCCTCAATCAACATGTGGTCGACTGAGAACGCTGGAACCCTCGATTTCAACGCAGAGGTTGAATTGTGGACCCGCGCAGGGAAAATCAAGGTAAAGATCGGCCGTGGGTTAGATGTTCGCAGGCTGGACATGCTGATCGCGCACAGTGTGCTGGGGGCGAAATAAGTCAGTCGGAGTAGGCAGGCTGGGCTCAGTTAGCCCAATCGAAACGGAACTCGTGGAAAGGCAAGTTCACGGTTTCTAAGTGGTAGAAGGCATTCTTGGCATGCTTCGCGTAGTGGTACTCGCGTGCCTTGATCGTGGTGATTGAGAGCAGGTTGCCGTAGTTGGGCAGGAACGTGTGGGCGTATTGATTGAGGAAACGCGATAGGTCCAGCATCCAGCCTCCTTCGACGCGTTGAAGCTCCGCGGCGTAGAAATCCGTGGTGGCCACGTGCTCCATTTTGGTGCGCTCCTCGTCTCCATAGACCACGTGGTTATCGCGGAGCAATTGCACGCGGACGGCGTTGATTGCGCCGTCATTAGCGTTGAGGGACCAGAGGTCATCGGCGACGAATGCCATGGTGGCGTCGGTAGAAGAGAGCACAGCTTGGGTCATGCGGCCGTAAAGGCGACTGGAGAAGAGGTCTGTGGATGCCTGGTTGACGTGCAGGCGGACGGCGCCTTTGCGAAAGAGTGTTTGGAGGTTTGGATCGCGCTGGATAATTGAGGTAATCGAGTTCTTTTCTTCGAAAAGCTCGGAATTGAACTCCATGATGCGTGGAATGGAGTGGTCGTCATAGATGCGAGGTTGATTTTGCCGGATGAATGAATCGGCAAGGCGCCGTGAAACGTCCGGCTTTG
Coding sequences within it:
- a CDS encoding PH domain-containing protein, yielding MEAAQIAEWTFIEEVPIPQDVMELMVPGEQPVVAFKTFRDSAIFTSKRLIMRDAQGLRGKKVEVYSLPYSSINMWSTENAGTLDFNAEVELWTRAGKIKVKIGRGLDVRRLDMLIAHSVLGAK